The following proteins come from a genomic window of Dehalococcoidia bacterium:
- the hisH gene encoding imidazole glycerol phosphate synthase subunit HisH: MSSGIVIVDYGAGNLRSVINALRTLGHEPEVASNPKQIALARAVILPGVGAGGAAMEELERLNLADTLRRRVNQKLPLLGVCLGLQLLMSATEEGGLVPCLGIVPGLAKKLPEEDKIPHMGWNQVKQVKPHPIFEGIPDNSNFYFVHSYYAEPEDSSVVVGTTDYGISFCSVLASGNLIATQFHPEKSGAMGLRFYDNFIKLALGGSPC; this comes from the coding sequence ATGTCATCTGGAATCGTAATCGTGGACTACGGGGCCGGGAATCTGCGCAGCGTCATCAACGCCCTGCGCACGCTGGGGCATGAGCCGGAGGTCGCCTCCAATCCCAAACAGATAGCCCTGGCGCGGGCGGTCATCCTGCCCGGCGTGGGGGCGGGAGGCGCCGCCATGGAAGAGCTGGAAAGGCTCAACCTGGCCGATACACTAAGGCGGCGCGTGAACCAGAAGCTGCCACTGTTAGGTGTGTGCCTCGGCCTGCAACTCCTCATGAGCGCCACCGAAGAGGGCGGACTGGTGCCCTGCCTGGGCATCGTGCCCGGACTGGCCAAAAAGCTGCCAGAAGAGGACAAGATACCTCATATGGGCTGGAACCAGGTCAAACAGGTGAAGCCACATCCCATCTTCGAGGGCATACCAGACAACTCCAACTTTTATTTTGTGCACAGCTATTATGCCGAGCCGGAAGATTCCTCGGTGGTGGTGGGAACGACCGACTATGGAATCAGTTTTTGCAGTGTCTTAGCCTCCGGCAATCTTATAGCCACGCAGTTCCACCCTGAAAAGAGCGGGGCGATGGGGCTACGGTTCTACGATAATTTCATCAAGCTGGCGCTGGGAGGCTCACCGTGCTGA
- a CDS encoding zinc ribbon domain-containing protein, whose amino-acid sequence MPIYEYECSKCKSRFEVKRGFHEEGGGCCPHCGGEGRQIYSPAPLIFKGSGFYVTDHRKKDDKATDREQPVKAEAEKPAKKSESAEAKAKPATDTPAAKSEPVKPLPKSETSRP is encoded by the coding sequence ATGCCGATTTATGAGTACGAATGCAGCAAGTGCAAATCACGGTTTGAAGTGAAACGCGGTTTTCACGAAGAAGGTGGTGGTTGCTGCCCCCATTGCGGGGGTGAAGGGCGGCAGATTTACTCACCGGCGCCCCTGATTTTCAAAGGTTCGGGTTTCTATGTCACCGACCACCGCAAAAAGGATGACAAGGCGACAGACCGGGAACAACCGGTAAAAGCCGAGGCGGAGAAACCGGCAAAAAAATCAGAATCGGCAGAAGCCAAGGCCAAACCGGCCACTGACACACCGGCAGCAAAGTCCGAACCCGTTAAACCCCTGCCGAAATCCGAGACTAGCAGGCCCTAG
- the hisF gene encoding imidazole glycerol phosphate synthase subunit HisF, whose protein sequence is MLTRRIIPCLDVKEGRVVKGTSFVQLKDAGDPVELADYYYKSGADELVFLDITATPEGRQTMASVVERISEKVFMPLTVGGGLRSIEDINRLLRAGADKVSLNTSAVMNPQLISEGAEHFGSQCMVVAIDARKNEGAVPWWQVYISSGQQPMELDAVDWARRAVALGAGEILLTSMDADGHRSGYDIELTRAISEAVNVPVIASGGAGSLEDLYLALSEGKADAVLAASIFHYGVHTVAEAKQYLAKKGVPVRF, encoded by the coding sequence GTGCTGACGCGGCGCATTATCCCCTGCCTGGACGTGAAAGAAGGGCGCGTGGTCAAGGGCACCAGTTTCGTCCAGCTAAAGGATGCCGGCGACCCGGTGGAGCTGGCCGACTATTACTACAAGTCCGGCGCCGACGAGCTCGTCTTCCTTGACATAACCGCTACACCCGAAGGCCGCCAGACAATGGCCTCGGTGGTAGAGCGCATCTCGGAGAAGGTTTTTATGCCGCTCACCGTGGGCGGCGGCCTGCGCAGTATAGAGGATATCAATCGGCTACTCAGAGCTGGGGCCGACAAGGTCTCGCTCAACACCTCGGCGGTGATGAACCCTCAGCTCATCTCCGAGGGCGCCGAGCATTTCGGCAGCCAGTGCATGGTGGTGGCTATCGACGCCAGGAAGAACGAGGGCGCCGTGCCGTGGTGGCAGGTGTATATCTCCAGCGGCCAGCAGCCGATGGAACTGGACGCGGTGGACTGGGCGCGCCGGGCGGTGGCGCTGGGGGCGGGCGAAATACTGCTCACCAGCATGGATGCCGACGGGCACCGCAGCGGCTATGACATCGAGCTCACCAGGGCTATCTCGGAGGCGGTGAACGTGCCAGTAATAGCCTCGGGCGGCGCGGGTTCGCTGGAGGACCTCTACCTGGCGCTATCAGAGGGCAAGGCCGACGCTGTGCTGGCCGCCAGCATTTTCCATTACGGCGTGCATACCGTGGCCGAAGCCAAGCAATATCTGGCAAAAAAGGGCGTGCCCGTACGCTTTTAA